A window from Blastocatellia bacterium encodes these proteins:
- a CDS encoding FG-GAP-like repeat-containing protein, translated as MTTPDPALIDGEGICLAERDRTLRGDCTFRKSRCEVIWQCGGGKAQTPPVPKDIPLSQCPNGSSGYLIGTKYFIPPDRGCTFQGVRCEYENECRGGGGSTLSITKTCEPRTVTAGMPVTCTITVRNTGNRPETFQITEQLPSGMEFLSATPPGWVSVQNGQLIIQGSVGANSSVQIAVVVMVTGHGPLTNSVLLTTGGGQPPAECKKKEGCPGDGGSGSSGQASDTVTSRGRPSTVGTAFIAASALRAGGSSAASPRVPKGILLVDSETNRLLVYLSRGDGTFRRFKTYTTGQGPVDVKAGDFDGDGKTDAVVVNSMSDSITIFFGNGDGTFRKAREVQLPGTKPVAVALTDFDRDGALDLAIAQQGSADLAILLGRGDGTFRLLATIPLFDGKPSSVSIADWNLDGSPDLIVTAIVTNEVVFFRGDGRGHFSEAGRRAVGEYPVASATGDFDRDGQMDIAVANLLSDSITLLLSQGKSRSLGFTRVDVESVEQPTFVISGEFFKGTAGVAAPNFTANTVTFISFEQGRPRTVRRLRAIAEPVSLGLGDFNDDGLLDVVVAGLPVGSLGTLVGRENGTFALKR; from the coding sequence GCGGTGGTAAGGCCCAGACGCCGCCCGTACCGAAGGACATCCCTCTTAGTCAATGTCCGAACGGCTCAAGCGGATACTTGATCGGTACAAAGTATTTCATCCCTCCGGATAGAGGCTGCACTTTCCAAGGGGTTCGATGCGAGTACGAGAATGAATGCAGAGGCGGTGGGGGCAGTACGCTCTCGATCACTAAAACCTGCGAACCGCGCACAGTAACCGCGGGAATGCCGGTGACCTGCACGATCACAGTGCGCAATACCGGGAATCGGCCTGAAACCTTCCAGATCACTGAACAGTTACCGTCTGGGATGGAATTCCTCTCGGCCACCCCACCCGGATGGGTGAGCGTGCAAAATGGCCAACTCATCATCCAGGGAAGCGTGGGGGCGAATTCCAGCGTTCAAATCGCCGTCGTCGTCATGGTGACCGGACATGGACCATTGACGAATTCCGTTCTCTTGACCACAGGCGGCGGACAACCACCGGCAGAGTGCAAAAAGAAAGAAGGTTGTCCTGGTGACGGCGGCAGCGGCAGCAGTGGACAAGCTAGTGACACGGTCACCAGTCGCGGGCGTCCGAGCACGGTTGGAACAGCCTTCATCGCGGCGAGCGCCCTTCGGGCGGGCGGGTCTTCGGCAGCTTCGCCGAGGGTCCCTAAGGGCATCCTTCTGGTGGACTCGGAGACGAATCGGTTGCTGGTTTATCTCTCTCGCGGCGATGGGACGTTCCGACGTTTCAAGACCTACACGACGGGGCAAGGCCCTGTGGATGTGAAAGCAGGTGACTTCGATGGTGATGGGAAGACCGATGCCGTCGTGGTGAACTCGATGTCGGACAGCATCACCATCTTCTTCGGCAATGGGGACGGGACGTTTCGCAAGGCGCGCGAGGTGCAGCTCCCTGGCACGAAGCCGGTCGCCGTTGCCTTGACAGACTTCGATCGAGATGGCGCGCTCGATCTGGCGATCGCCCAGCAAGGCTCGGCTGACTTGGCTATCCTCCTCGGTCGCGGAGATGGAACGTTCCGATTGCTGGCGACCATCCCATTGTTTGATGGGAAACCCAGCTCGGTCTCCATCGCCGATTGGAATTTGGATGGCTCGCCCGACTTAATCGTGACGGCGATCGTGACCAATGAAGTCGTCTTCTTCCGCGGCGACGGACGCGGCCACTTCAGCGAGGCGGGACGACGAGCGGTCGGCGAATATCCCGTAGCCAGTGCGACGGGGGATTTCGATCGAGATGGTCAGATGGACATCGCCGTTGCGAACCTCCTCTCGGATTCGATCACTCTCCTCCTTTCCCAAGGCAAGAGCCGGAGCCTGGGCTTCACGCGGGTGGACGTGGAATCGGTCGAGCAACCCACCTTCGTCATTAGTGGCGAGTTCTTCAAGGGCACGGCGGGTGTGGCGGCTCCGAATTTCACGGCCAATACGGTCACGTTCATCAGCTTCGAACAAGGACGGCCTCGGACCGTTCGACGTCTGCGAGCGATTGCGGAGCCGGTTTCGCTGGGGCTTGGAGACTTCAACGATGACGGATTGCTAGACGTGGTCGTTGCGGGCCTGCCCGTTGGAAGCTTGGGCACGCTCGTCGGTCGAGAAAACGGCACGTTTGCCTTGAAGCGATAG
- a CDS encoding RtcB family protein produces MSKDWRRILVKLDEYRYMIPRTYKPGMQTDVIIFVDEALLETVTKDLSLEQAANLAFLPGVVGRPIVLPDVHQGYGFPIGGVAATDAEEGVVSPAGIGFDINCGVRLLRSELTLEQVRPKLENIVNDLFHAVPAGTGREGQISVNRAEMDNVLRLGAQWAVEQGYGREEDLDHIESRGCIPGANPKAVSEYARQRGADQLGTLGSGNHFLEIQYVEEVFDRAAAQAFGLRPGQVTVLIHTGSRGFGHQVCTDYLKVLRSAMQKYKIHLPDKEMAATYIKSPEGQDYLGAMNAAANFAFANRQMITHWVREVFRKHFGDDGELQIVYDVAHNIAKFETHAIEGKPRRVLVHRKGATRALPAGHPELHETYRTIGQPVIIPGDMGRASYVLIGTAAEETFASSCHGAGRVMSRTAAKKGRDINQVRRQLAERGVLIKAASKDGVLEEVPEAYKDVNDVARVVEAAGIARRVARLRPIGVVKG; encoded by the coding sequence ATGTCGAAAGACTGGCGTCGGATTCTCGTCAAACTCGATGAATATCGGTACATGATCCCGCGCACGTATAAGCCGGGCATGCAGACGGATGTGATCATCTTCGTGGATGAGGCGCTTCTGGAGACAGTGACCAAGGATCTTTCCCTCGAACAAGCGGCGAATTTGGCATTTCTGCCCGGCGTCGTGGGACGTCCGATCGTCTTACCGGATGTGCATCAAGGATACGGATTCCCCATTGGGGGCGTGGCCGCGACGGATGCCGAGGAGGGAGTCGTCTCGCCAGCCGGTATCGGCTTCGACATCAATTGCGGCGTGCGCTTGCTCCGTTCGGAATTAACGTTGGAACAGGTCCGTCCGAAACTGGAGAACATCGTGAATGATCTGTTCCATGCGGTTCCGGCGGGGACGGGGCGGGAAGGGCAGATCAGCGTCAATCGCGCGGAGATGGATAACGTCTTGCGCTTAGGCGCGCAATGGGCGGTCGAACAAGGCTACGGGCGGGAAGAGGATTTGGATCACATCGAGTCGCGCGGGTGCATTCCGGGCGCAAATCCCAAAGCCGTGAGCGAATACGCGCGCCAGCGTGGGGCGGATCAACTCGGTACCCTCGGATCGGGCAACCATTTCCTGGAGATTCAGTACGTCGAGGAGGTCTTCGATCGCGCGGCGGCACAAGCTTTCGGACTGCGTCCGGGACAGGTGACCGTGCTCATTCACACGGGCTCGCGCGGGTTCGGCCATCAGGTTTGCACGGATTATCTGAAGGTCCTGCGCTCAGCCATGCAGAAGTACAAGATTCACCTGCCCGATAAGGAGATGGCAGCCACGTACATCAAGTCCCCGGAGGGACAGGATTATTTGGGGGCGATGAACGCGGCGGCTAATTTCGCCTTCGCGAACCGACAGATGATCACCCACTGGGTGCGCGAGGTCTTTCGGAAGCACTTCGGGGACGATGGCGAACTTCAGATCGTCTACGATGTCGCCCACAATATCGCCAAGTTCGAGACGCATGCTATTGAAGGCAAGCCGCGACGTGTCTTGGTGCATCGCAAAGGGGCCACGCGAGCGCTGCCGGCTGGTCATCCGGAGCTGCATGAGACGTATCGCACCATTGGCCAACCGGTGATCATCCCTGGCGATATGGGGCGCGCCTCCTATGTGCTCATCGGTACGGCGGCCGAAGAAACGTTCGCCTCGAGCTGTCATGGCGCCGGACGGGTCATGTCGCGCACAGCGGCCAAGAAGGGGCGGGATATCAATCAAGTTCGCCGGCAATTGGCCGAGCGCGGCGTCTTGATCAAAGCGGCGAGCAAAGATGGCGTGTTGGAAGAAGTCCCTGAGGCGTACAAGGACGTGAACGATGTTGCCCGCGTCGTCGAAGCCGCCGGCATCGCGCGGCGCGTCGCCCGGCTGCGCCCGATCGGCGTGGTGAAGGGGTGA
- a CDS encoding ATP-binding protein, which produces MGEFRWKRPFHLSLHARVALSIAALVLLIFGALLSISLSTMETLVREENQRRAELLAAQLAQHLSSEQKTDLAALRTDALSYRQAHSEIREIHIYSLTRSGVREVITVPMSTSENLPSMPVPLDLLGEAQQGKVASRLEAVRGESYRISAGAPIESGGKPIGFVVLRTEMAYGKTLLERMNRLAWLALLVAITGITVALHLLFRRLIYRPIRTILDTMHHAETGDLRARVPVTSQDEMGTLSLGLNALLARVQEMTEALETEQQRLEGLVREATAELSERNRQLQEANLQLFAIQRQLLHMERLAAAGYMAAQFAHEIGTPLNLISGHIQLLRTRTHDEEGIRRLTIILGQIERIERIVRRLLDATRRPRWEHLPLRIESLLSSIVEIVMPTLQERKIEVSLELAPDLPEILGSPEQLQQVLINVIANSLDAMPAGGRLTLRAFVAGTEKVIIECADTGIGMSPDVLAHIFEPFFTTKANERGSGLGLSIVRQIVKEHGGEITVHSEPGQGTIVRLAFPTLTARRSTSESEYEEDSHRG; this is translated from the coding sequence ATGGGCGAGTTCAGGTGGAAAAGGCCCTTCCACCTCAGCCTTCACGCGAGAGTCGCGCTCTCAATCGCGGCGCTCGTTCTCTTGATCTTCGGCGCGCTTCTTTCGATCTCCCTCTCGACAATGGAGACGCTGGTCCGAGAAGAGAATCAGCGGCGAGCGGAACTACTGGCGGCGCAATTGGCACAACATCTCTCCTCCGAGCAAAAGACGGACCTGGCCGCGCTGCGCACGGACGCCCTCTCTTATCGGCAAGCCCACAGCGAGATCCGCGAGATTCACATCTATAGCCTGACGCGCTCGGGCGTGCGCGAAGTCATCACTGTGCCCATGAGCACTTCGGAGAACCTCCCCTCGATGCCCGTCCCGCTCGACCTTCTGGGCGAGGCCCAGCAAGGGAAGGTCGCCTCGCGCCTCGAGGCGGTGCGAGGGGAGAGCTATCGCATTTCCGCCGGAGCTCCGATTGAGAGTGGGGGCAAGCCGATTGGCTTTGTCGTCCTTCGCACTGAGATGGCCTACGGCAAGACGCTCCTTGAGCGCATGAATCGTCTCGCATGGCTCGCCCTTTTGGTCGCCATCACAGGAATCACCGTCGCCCTTCATCTTCTCTTCCGACGATTGATCTATCGCCCCATTCGCACGATCTTAGACACAATGCACCATGCCGAAACGGGCGACCTTCGCGCCCGCGTGCCGGTGACCTCTCAGGATGAGATGGGAACTTTGAGCCTGGGATTGAATGCGCTCCTTGCTCGCGTTCAAGAGATGACGGAAGCACTGGAAACCGAACAACAGCGCCTGGAGGGGCTCGTGCGCGAGGCGACGGCAGAGTTGAGCGAGAGAAACCGGCAGCTTCAGGAGGCGAATCTCCAACTCTTCGCGATTCAGCGACAACTCCTCCACATGGAGCGTCTGGCGGCGGCTGGGTACATGGCGGCGCAATTCGCCCACGAGATCGGAACCCCGCTCAATCTCATCTCCGGGCATATTCAGCTTCTGCGCACCCGCACGCACGATGAAGAGGGCATTCGCCGACTCACCATCATCCTCGGACAGATCGAACGCATCGAACGCATTGTGCGTCGCTTGCTGGATGCCACGCGACGGCCACGATGGGAACATCTGCCGCTCCGCATCGAATCCCTGTTGTCCTCCATCGTGGAGATCGTCATGCCGACGCTTCAGGAACGCAAGATCGAAGTGAGTTTGGAGCTGGCTCCTGATCTCCCGGAGATCCTCGGCTCGCCCGAACAGCTCCAACAGGTGCTTATCAATGTGATCGCCAATAGCTTGGATGCCATGCCCGCGGGAGGGCGCCTGACTCTTCGCGCCTTCGTCGCAGGGACGGAGAAAGTCATCATCGAATGCGCGGACACGGGCATTGGGATGAGCCCGGATGTCCTGGCTCACATCTTCGAGCCCTTCTTCACGACGAAGGCGAATGAGCGCGGGAGCGGACTCGGCCTTTCGATCGTGCGACAGATCGTCAAGGAGCACGGAGGTGAGATCACCGTGCACAGCGAGCCGGGCCAGGGCACAATCGTCCGATTGGCCTTCCCGACTCTGACGGCGCGACGCTCAACATCGGAGAGCGAATATGAAGAAGATTCTCATCGTGGATGA
- a CDS encoding sigma-54 dependent transcriptional regulator produces MKKILIVDDDPETCEFLTELFSVEDWSVQTALSAGRALELLEREDFDCVIADLNLNEAQTGLDVLRAFKTRSPQTEVILITGFGTLEAAVEALRSGAFDFISKPFKVEDVLETVRRALRLHEPVREESALQRLLEPYEASGLIGRTPQMIELYKEIARVAPTLSTVLIIGESGTGKELIARAIHTHSARAHGPFIAVNCGALTETLLEAELFGHARGSFTGAVADKKGLFEEADGGTLFLDEISETTPALQVKLLRALQEGEIKRVGETRTRRVDVRVIAATNRDLEEEVKAGRFREDLYYRLSVVTLRVPPLRERREDIPLLATHFLRRATQQTGQVLAFSPAALALLKAYSWPGNVRELENSIEYAVIHARGGLIVPEDLPEKIRVAVPSPRQGHASASLEATLFHDLPSLDELERRYLLYVLEAVHGNRSRAAEILGIDRRTLYRMAERFGIPLERTSADS; encoded by the coding sequence ATGAAGAAGATTCTCATCGTGGATGATGATCCCGAGACGTGCGAGTTTCTGACCGAGCTCTTCTCGGTCGAGGATTGGTCGGTACAAACAGCGCTTTCGGCCGGACGGGCATTGGAGCTTCTGGAGCGCGAGGACTTTGACTGCGTCATCGCCGATCTGAATTTGAATGAGGCGCAAACAGGCTTGGACGTGCTCAGGGCCTTCAAGACCCGATCACCTCAAACGGAGGTCATTCTGATCACTGGCTTCGGGACGCTCGAGGCGGCTGTCGAAGCTTTGCGCAGCGGCGCTTTCGATTTCATCTCCAAGCCGTTCAAGGTCGAAGATGTCCTCGAGACTGTGCGTCGCGCGCTCCGACTCCATGAGCCGGTGCGAGAAGAGAGCGCCCTGCAACGCCTGCTGGAACCTTATGAGGCTTCGGGTCTGATTGGGCGCACACCGCAGATGATTGAGCTCTACAAAGAGATCGCCCGCGTGGCGCCGACTCTCTCGACGGTTCTGATCATCGGAGAATCGGGAACGGGAAAGGAATTAATCGCCCGCGCTATTCACACGCACAGTGCGCGCGCGCACGGTCCCTTCATCGCCGTCAACTGCGGGGCGCTGACGGAGACGTTGCTTGAAGCGGAGCTCTTCGGGCACGCGCGGGGCAGCTTCACTGGCGCCGTCGCCGATAAGAAAGGCCTTTTCGAGGAGGCGGATGGAGGAACGCTCTTCCTGGACGAGATCAGCGAGACGACGCCTGCCCTCCAGGTGAAACTCCTCCGTGCCCTTCAAGAGGGCGAGATCAAGCGCGTGGGGGAGACTCGAACCCGTCGCGTAGATGTGCGAGTGATTGCTGCGACGAATCGCGATTTGGAAGAAGAGGTAAAAGCCGGACGTTTCCGCGAGGATCTCTATTATCGTCTGAGCGTCGTCACCTTGCGCGTACCGCCTTTGAGAGAACGTCGAGAGGACATCCCCCTCCTGGCCACGCACTTTCTCCGACGGGCTACGCAGCAAACCGGGCAGGTGCTCGCTTTCTCTCCGGCGGCCTTGGCGCTGCTGAAAGCCTACTCCTGGCCTGGCAATGTCCGCGAGTTGGAGAACAGCATCGAATACGCGGTCATTCATGCGCGGGGGGGATTGATCGTTCCCGAGGATCTGCCCGAGAAGATCCGCGTTGCCGTGCCTTCCCCTCGACAAGGGCACGCTTCTGCATCCTTAGAGGCGACGCTCTTTCACGACCTGCCCTCGCTCGACGAATTGGAGCGGCGCTACCTGCTCTACGTCCTCGAGGCCGTCCATGGGAATCGAAGCCGTGCCGCCGAGATCCTTGGCATTGACCGGCGTACGCTCTACCGCATGGCGGAGCGCTTTGGCATTCCATTGGAGCGAACGAGCGCAGACTCCTGA
- a CDS encoding DedA family protein produces MDPRVESYIRAYGYWGIFLWAVLGGEEGLVVAVWLAKKGLLNLPGVIAAAALGGAVGDQIYFYLGRRYGWRRLQRSARGRRAIERAQVLLARYGLGVVVVSRFLAGLRITIPLVCGMLGMSPLIYSVLNFLSALLWASFYGIMLNFVWSVIASSEWRVWVAVVVLAALTLILLMRLLWRRPAGAPSAMKDHVGIDSG; encoded by the coding sequence ATGGATCCTCGGGTTGAATCGTACATTCGCGCCTATGGGTATTGGGGCATTTTCCTCTGGGCTGTGCTCGGGGGTGAGGAGGGCCTCGTCGTCGCCGTGTGGTTGGCGAAGAAGGGACTTTTGAATCTTCCGGGCGTCATAGCGGCCGCGGCTTTGGGGGGAGCCGTGGGAGACCAGATTTATTTCTACCTCGGGCGCCGATACGGGTGGAGACGGCTGCAGCGCTCGGCGCGCGGCCGACGGGCTATTGAGCGGGCGCAGGTGCTGCTGGCGCGTTATGGACTAGGTGTCGTTGTCGTTTCGCGCTTTCTCGCCGGATTGCGCATCACAATCCCACTGGTGTGCGGGATGCTGGGGATGTCACCACTGATCTACAGCGTCCTGAATTTCCTGAGTGCCCTGCTGTGGGCATCCTTTTACGGAATAATGCTCAATTTCGTCTGGTCCGTTATCGCTTCCTCCGAATGGCGCGTCTGGGTGGCCGTCGTGGTACTGGCCGCCCTCACGCTCATCCTGCTGATGCGATTGCTCTGGAGACGTCCGGCCGGCGCCCCCTCGGCGATGAAGGATCATGTGGGGATTGATTCTGGCTGA